One genomic region from Arthrobacter pigmenti encodes:
- a CDS encoding glycosyltransferase family 2 protein, producing the protein MFVLYTVIVLGLGTLLWTTVGIFRFVAERRRQKHHNANSTEDSGQTVLPEQVAILVAAHNEDAVIAETIASAAALVPLRNIFIVSDGSTDGTVTVARRADVRVLDLSQNRGKAGALLAAIEYFQLAKRFEVVTLLDADTRLAADYLQTGLPPFADPGVVAVAGRVITSPVPSPTRFGRFLIAYRERFYRVVQLLHKYGQAAVAVNVVSIVPGFASMYRSSALKDIDIAAPGLVIEDFNMTFEVHARKLGRIHFHPKTAIAYTQDPDNFRDYTRQIYRWNLGFWQTVRRHGLHRGRFWAALALQIFELISSSLVLLLLVPFMLVWSAFQIAEMYNVESPAADFFSGVFVPEAILLGVLIPDFLLTIFVAAVTRDPLYLIRGLAFPLMRLLDAGIFITALVRAWFVRSTGIWVSPGRRPQTEHVPSTTTTQGIHKDYAV; encoded by the coding sequence ATGTTCGTCCTATATACGGTGATCGTACTGGGGCTTGGAACGCTTCTCTGGACGACAGTCGGAATCTTCAGATTCGTAGCAGAACGACGCCGGCAGAAACACCACAACGCAAACAGCACCGAGGACTCAGGGCAGACTGTACTTCCTGAACAAGTAGCGATTCTGGTGGCCGCGCATAACGAGGACGCCGTCATCGCCGAAACCATCGCCTCAGCCGCGGCGCTGGTACCGCTCCGCAATATCTTCATCGTGTCCGACGGCTCAACGGACGGCACGGTGACGGTGGCACGGAGAGCCGACGTCCGCGTACTCGACCTGAGCCAGAACCGGGGGAAGGCAGGGGCGCTGCTCGCCGCAATCGAATACTTCCAGCTCGCCAAACGCTTCGAAGTGGTAACCCTGCTCGACGCCGACACCCGGCTTGCCGCCGATTACCTGCAGACGGGGCTTCCTCCGTTCGCAGATCCCGGCGTGGTTGCCGTCGCCGGGAGAGTAATCACCAGCCCGGTACCTTCTCCCACGCGCTTCGGACGGTTTCTGATCGCTTACCGCGAGCGCTTCTACCGGGTGGTTCAGCTGCTGCACAAGTACGGTCAGGCTGCCGTCGCAGTGAACGTGGTGTCGATCGTTCCCGGCTTTGCCAGCATGTACCGGTCGAGCGCGCTCAAAGACATCGACATCGCTGCGCCCGGGCTGGTTATCGAAGACTTCAACATGACATTCGAGGTCCACGCCCGGAAACTTGGCAGGATCCACTTTCACCCGAAAACAGCTATCGCCTACACACAGGATCCGGATAATTTCCGGGACTACACCAGACAGATCTACCGGTGGAACCTCGGTTTCTGGCAAACCGTGCGCCGGCACGGGCTGCACAGGGGACGTTTCTGGGCCGCCCTTGCCCTGCAGATCTTCGAACTGATCTCCAGCAGCCTGGTGCTCCTCCTGCTCGTGCCGTTCATGCTGGTCTGGTCCGCATTTCAGATCGCAGAGATGTACAACGTCGAAAGCCCCGCAGCCGATTTCTTCAGCGGTGTCTTTGTTCCCGAGGCAATCCTGCTCGGGGTACTAATCCCCGATTTCCTGCTGACAATTTTCGTTGCCGCAGTCACCCGGGATCCGCTCTATCTGATCCGCGGGCTGGCATTTCCGCTCATGCGCCTGCTCGACGCCGGAATTTTCATCACCGCGTTGGTCAGGGCCTGGTTCGTTCGTTCCACTGGTATCTGGGTGAGCCCGGGCCGCAGGCCCCAGACAGAACATGTCCCATCCACCACCACTACTCAAGGTATTCACAAGGATTACGCCGTTTGA
- a CDS encoding alpha/beta hydrolase fold domain-containing protein, with amino-acid sequence MADPAFLQPFVITHASVPRERIGAMDIYRPAASSDELLPAIVFIHGGPVPPDLLPTPRDWPVYIGYGSLATASGVVGVTVDHRLHSVAHYPAAADDVIAAVDQVRALPGVDPQGIALWFFSGGGLLSADWLREPPEWLRCVALTYPLLAPVGPTADRDINDRFNPAEAVSASGKLPILLHGLAGSARMLKPQSMPS; translated from the coding sequence ATGGCCGATCCCGCATTCCTGCAGCCGTTCGTTATTACTCACGCAAGTGTCCCAAGGGAACGAATCGGCGCCATGGACATCTACCGGCCCGCTGCGAGCAGCGATGAACTGCTGCCGGCGATCGTGTTCATTCACGGAGGCCCTGTTCCTCCTGATCTGTTGCCCACTCCGCGGGACTGGCCGGTTTATATTGGCTACGGCTCGTTGGCGACGGCCAGCGGGGTAGTTGGTGTCACTGTAGATCATCGACTTCACTCGGTCGCGCACTACCCAGCGGCTGCGGACGATGTTATTGCTGCGGTCGATCAAGTCCGTGCTCTCCCAGGCGTTGATCCCCAAGGTATTGCGTTGTGGTTCTTCTCGGGCGGCGGTCTGCTGAGCGCTGACTGGCTGCGGGAGCCGCCAGAGTGGCTCCGCTGTGTCGCGCTGACCTATCCGTTACTGGCACCTGTTGGACCAACGGCTGACCGGGACATCAACGACAGGTTCAATCCCGCCGAAGCAGTGTCGGCGAGCGGCAAGCTTCCCATCCTCCTACACGGGTTGGCCGGGAGCGCCCGCATGTTGAAGCCACAGTCGATGCCTTCGTGA
- a CDS encoding glutathione-independent formaldehyde dehydrogenase, which produces MKAVVFKAPYELSVENVADPKIEGPLDAVIRITTANICGSDLHPYEGRANLDAGMVLGHENMGIVEEVGPGVDRISVGDRVSVPFNLACGTCRNCNNGYTSACLRANPSGQPGAGYGYPMMGPYWGGQAELLRVPWADFNLLKLPEGKENESDFTMLSDIFPTGYHGAEMAMVAPGKSVAVFGAGPVGLMAAHSAFIKGASQVFIVDKEPDRLALAEEIGATPINFADMDPTEAIMEGTDGFGADCGIEAVGYQAHDHTGEEHPEMVLDNLVKVVRATGHIGVVGVYVPEDPGATNELAKEGRVAFNYGEVFTKGISLMGGQCPVKKYNRELRDLIIRGKSKPSWIVSHEVSLDEAVDAYAKFDKREDGYTKVLLHP; this is translated from the coding sequence ATGAAAGCAGTAGTATTCAAAGCTCCCTACGAACTCAGCGTCGAGAACGTCGCCGACCCGAAGATCGAGGGGCCCCTCGATGCAGTCATCCGCATCACCACCGCCAACATCTGTGGTTCGGACCTACACCCCTATGAAGGTCGGGCGAATCTGGACGCCGGTATGGTCTTAGGCCACGAGAACATGGGAATCGTGGAGGAGGTCGGGCCCGGAGTGGACCGCATCAGCGTCGGCGACCGGGTGTCCGTGCCCTTCAATCTGGCCTGCGGCACCTGCCGCAACTGCAACAACGGGTACACCTCCGCCTGCCTGCGCGCTAACCCTTCGGGCCAGCCGGGTGCCGGGTACGGCTACCCGATGATGGGCCCATACTGGGGCGGCCAGGCCGAGCTGCTGCGCGTACCGTGGGCTGACTTCAATCTCCTGAAACTTCCCGAGGGTAAGGAAAATGAATCTGACTTCACAATGCTCTCGGACATCTTCCCGACCGGGTATCACGGCGCTGAAATGGCTATGGTCGCTCCCGGGAAGTCCGTGGCGGTCTTTGGTGCCGGCCCGGTTGGCCTAATGGCAGCCCATAGTGCCTTCATTAAGGGCGCTTCACAGGTCTTTATTGTGGACAAGGAGCCTGACAGGCTTGCCCTTGCCGAGGAGATCGGCGCAACACCCATCAACTTCGCCGACATGGATCCGACCGAGGCGATCATGGAAGGAACCGACGGGTTCGGGGCCGACTGCGGGATCGAAGCCGTTGGGTACCAGGCGCACGATCACACCGGTGAGGAACATCCGGAAATGGTTCTCGATAATCTCGTGAAAGTTGTCCGCGCCACCGGGCATATCGGGGTTGTCGGGGTCTATGTTCCAGAAGATCCCGGCGCCACGAATGAGTTGGCCAAGGAAGGGCGTGTAGCGTTCAACTACGGCGAAGTTTTCACCAAGGGCATCAGCCTGATGGGAGGGCAGTGCCCGGTGAAGAAGTACAACCGAGAACTACGCGATCTCATCATCCGAGGCAAGTCCAAGCCATCCTGGATCGTCTCCCACGAAGTCTCCCTCGACGAAGCAGTTGATGCCTACGCAAAGTTCGACAAACGCGAAGACGGATACACCAAAGTCCTCCTGCACCCGTGA
- a CDS encoding alpha/beta fold hydrolase translates to MFPLLLLGVGPVVAAGAGGDGSAATVQHAVSFTVQNVNNSKIACEADGQTYTVRGHITGPQEALENPSSVTLFLHGLSYGEFFTNYNAQPDYNFAQKQAAAGNVTVTIDRLGYDSSDKPAGMGICFGSRADIAHQIVDQLRGGQYGMGDGTRSIPAFDQVVIAGHSVGGIIAQATAYSFGNVDGLMVLSYSDTTVSPAAMQAMQTATAECQAGGGPSEGGAPGYVYFGAATPEQFIMAHFFTDNADPAVIETTASMRNLDPCGDIMSYMGAVDANKANVASITVPTLVLIGGDDAIYPIQAEDQAALLTGVQDLTSVTIPATGHAVTLHNTKDEFSNEVSTWLNDRNFGSSQMGQMPVGGADTGVSGAAGTEGTDRSSAVLFGVAGLALLTAAAVHILRRRTTN, encoded by the coding sequence TTGTTTCCCTTGCTTTTGCTCGGTGTTGGACCGGTTGTTGCGGCCGGTGCCGGCGGGGATGGTTCAGCTGCGACGGTCCAGCATGCGGTGAGTTTCACCGTTCAAAACGTCAATAACAGCAAGATCGCCTGTGAGGCGGATGGTCAGACCTACACGGTCCGTGGTCACATCACGGGCCCGCAGGAAGCCCTGGAGAACCCGTCGTCTGTGACTTTGTTCTTGCACGGGCTGAGCTACGGCGAGTTTTTCACCAACTACAATGCCCAGCCGGACTACAACTTCGCGCAGAAGCAGGCCGCAGCCGGTAACGTCACCGTCACGATCGACCGTCTGGGGTATGACTCCTCCGATAAGCCGGCCGGCATGGGAATCTGCTTCGGTTCCCGCGCCGATATTGCGCACCAGATCGTCGATCAGCTGCGTGGCGGCCAGTACGGGATGGGGGACGGTACCCGCAGCATCCCGGCATTCGATCAGGTGGTCATCGCAGGTCATTCCGTTGGCGGGATCATCGCCCAGGCAACCGCATACAGCTTCGGCAATGTCGACGGGCTGATGGTTTTGTCCTACTCAGATACCACCGTCTCTCCTGCAGCGATGCAGGCCATGCAGACAGCCACCGCCGAATGCCAGGCCGGCGGCGGACCATCCGAAGGCGGGGCGCCCGGGTACGTCTACTTCGGTGCGGCCACTCCCGAGCAGTTCATCATGGCGCATTTCTTCACTGATAATGCCGACCCGGCCGTTATCGAGACGACCGCGAGCATGCGCAACCTTGATCCTTGCGGGGACATCATGTCCTACATGGGGGCGGTGGATGCGAACAAAGCTAACGTCGCCTCAATCACCGTTCCTACTTTGGTATTGATCGGTGGGGACGATGCCATCTACCCGATTCAGGCCGAGGATCAGGCGGCACTGCTGACCGGGGTCCAGGACCTCACCTCGGTGACCATTCCGGCTACCGGCCACGCGGTGACACTGCACAACACCAAGGACGAGTTCTCTAACGAGGTTTCGACCTGGCTGAATGATCGGAATTTTGGGTCATCGCAGATGGGGCAGATGCCCGTCGGTGGCGCCGATACCGGTGTATCCGGAGCGGCTGGCACGGAAGGGACGGATCGTTCCAGCGCCGTTCTGTTTGGTGTCGCTGGGCTTGCACTGCTGACTGCAGCTGCAGTGCACATCCTGCGCCGCAGAACTACTAACTAA
- a CDS encoding GNAT family N-acetyltransferase, with product MCRVAEVDSRLVGMAWLVIFERVPDIHDRHRLTGDIQSVFVRPEHRRRGIGAALVRSLVDVADERGVPRVTVSANASAASMYEAEGFAPAPYLFERRAGRPARS from the coding sequence ATGTGCCGTGTAGCGGAGGTCGATAGCCGACTTGTCGGAATGGCGTGGCTTGTGATTTTCGAACGGGTCCCCGATATTCACGATCGACATCGTCTGACAGGTGACATTCAGAGTGTGTTTGTGCGTCCAGAACACAGGAGGCGAGGGATCGGAGCCGCCCTCGTCCGATCATTGGTCGACGTAGCTGACGAGCGAGGGGTTCCACGAGTGACCGTGAGCGCAAACGCCTCTGCCGCGTCGATGTATGAAGCAGAGGGATTCGCTCCTGCACCCTATCTCTTCGAACGTCGAGCAGGGAGGCCGGCCCGCTCATAG
- a CDS encoding DedA family protein: protein MTALGEIGVGFLVLLETVFPPIPSEVVLPLAGFLSQQGQMNAVLVFVIATIGSYAGALVLYFLGAKLGEERVVRGLSKLPLVDREDFERAAGWFHRHGRSAVFFGRLIPGVRSLISLPAGAEHMPLVTFSIFTAAGSAVWNALLIGLGYFLGTQYHLVDQYSQYFDIVLYGAIAALIIWLVVRRVRRRREA, encoded by the coding sequence ATGACCGCGCTGGGGGAGATCGGCGTAGGTTTCCTGGTGCTCCTCGAGACGGTGTTCCCGCCGATTCCGAGCGAGGTTGTCCTCCCGCTGGCCGGGTTCCTGTCGCAACAGGGGCAGATGAACGCGGTGCTGGTTTTTGTCATCGCGACGATCGGCAGTTATGCCGGTGCGCTGGTGCTCTATTTCCTCGGCGCGAAGCTGGGGGAGGAGCGCGTGGTGCGGGGGCTGTCGAAGCTGCCGCTGGTTGACCGCGAGGACTTCGAGCGCGCGGCCGGGTGGTTCCACAGGCATGGCCGGTCTGCCGTGTTTTTTGGGCGGCTGATTCCTGGCGTGCGAAGCCTGATTTCGCTGCCCGCCGGTGCGGAGCACATGCCGCTGGTGACGTTCAGCATCTTTACCGCAGCTGGTAGCGCTGTATGGAATGCGCTGCTCATCGGGCTCGGCTACTTCCTTGGCACGCAATATCACCTGGTGGATCAATATTCGCAGTACTTTGACATCGTCCTCTACGGGGCGATCGCGGCCCTCATTATCTGGCTGGTTGTGCGGCGGGTACGACGGCGGCGTGAGGCTTAG
- a CDS encoding LCP family protein encodes MTTQDYYDAPQHPTKKRHPVRNTLLVLLALLVAVAVVVAGYAFSLATAFNSRTTTIESAFPEDSTRPTRPAAAEGAMNILLMGSDARAAETAGESNLPETPEGSRSDTMMLMHIPKDRANIYVMSIMRDTWTEIPGYGMHKINAAMSFGGVPLVVQTVEGMFDAPIDHVVIVDFEGFKGLTDALGGVTVDNPIAFQSEGVNGEFFEQGPITLDGESALKFVRERYAFADGDYQRVRNQQLYIKAVMSEFLSGSTLTNPAKVSRIVNEISPYLSVDEQFDAAAVGSLAFSLRNVRTDDVKFFTLPNLGVGTSPDGQSIVVKDEAAIAEIAAALDEGTLGDYLETANLSGQGA; translated from the coding sequence TTGACTACGCAGGACTACTACGACGCCCCGCAGCACCCAACCAAAAAACGGCACCCGGTTCGCAACACTCTCCTGGTGCTTCTTGCGCTGCTGGTTGCGGTTGCCGTTGTGGTTGCGGGCTACGCCTTCAGCCTCGCGACGGCCTTCAACTCGCGCACCACCACCATCGAGTCTGCCTTCCCGGAGGATTCGACGAGGCCCACCCGGCCGGCGGCGGCGGAGGGCGCCATGAACATCCTGCTCATGGGAAGCGACGCGCGTGCGGCGGAAACCGCCGGAGAGTCCAACCTTCCAGAAACACCGGAGGGTTCGCGCTCGGACACGATGATGCTCATGCACATCCCGAAGGACCGCGCGAACATCTACGTCATGTCGATCATGCGCGACACCTGGACGGAAATCCCCGGGTACGGCATGCACAAGATCAACGCTGCGATGTCCTTCGGTGGAGTGCCGCTGGTGGTGCAGACGGTCGAGGGCATGTTCGATGCACCAATCGACCACGTGGTGATCGTTGACTTCGAAGGTTTCAAGGGACTGACCGACGCGCTGGGCGGCGTGACCGTGGACAACCCCATCGCCTTCCAGTCCGAGGGCGTCAACGGCGAGTTCTTCGAACAGGGCCCCATCACGCTCGACGGCGAATCCGCACTGAAGTTTGTCCGCGAGCGGTACGCCTTCGCAGACGGCGACTACCAGCGCGTGCGCAACCAGCAGCTATACATCAAGGCAGTGATGTCGGAGTTCCTGAGCGGCAGCACACTCACCAATCCCGCAAAGGTTAGCCGCATTGTCAATGAGATTTCCCCGTACCTGAGTGTCGACGAGCAGTTCGATGCCGCTGCCGTCGGATCACTTGCCTTCAGCCTGCGCAACGTCCGCACCGATGACGTCAAGTTCTTCACGCTCCCGAACCTCGGCGTGGGAACCTCCCCGGACGGGCAGTCGATCGTGGTGAAGGACGAAGCCGCCATCGCCGAGATTGCCGCCGCACTGGATGAAGGAACGCTCGGGGACTACCTGGAAACCGCTAATCTGAGTGGACAGGGAGCGTAA
- a CDS encoding winged helix-turn-helix domain-containing protein gives MDRQKKHPAASAREIKALAHPLRLRIIRLCGLHELTNKQLADRLDQDPGTVLYHIRQLLASGFLEPVEVRTGESGALEKPYRSTGRSWTLDTALDQAGPEGPLAPVEAFQQELREAGPNALAGLSRFMLHLSEEDAEELNERIHRILREYTESDKERKDQPAYGGIFVLHRSSD, from the coding sequence ATGGACCGGCAGAAAAAGCACCCAGCCGCCAGCGCCCGCGAGATCAAGGCGCTGGCGCATCCGCTCCGATTGCGCATCATCCGGCTGTGCGGACTCCATGAGCTCACCAATAAGCAGCTCGCGGACCGGTTGGATCAGGATCCGGGGACGGTTCTCTACCACATACGCCAACTGCTCGCCTCCGGATTCCTGGAACCGGTCGAGGTGCGGACGGGGGAGAGTGGCGCGCTAGAGAAACCGTACCGGTCCACCGGGCGGTCCTGGACCCTCGACACCGCGCTGGACCAGGCGGGGCCGGAGGGGCCGCTCGCACCGGTCGAGGCGTTCCAGCAGGAGCTCCGGGAAGCGGGTCCAAATGCGCTCGCCGGGCTTTCACGATTCATGCTGCACCTTTCGGAAGAGGATGCCGAGGAGTTGAACGAGCGCATTCACCGGATCCTCCGGGAGTACACGGAAAGCGACAAGGAACGTAAGGACCAGCCAGCGTATGGCGGGATCTTCGTGCTTCACCGCTCCTCCGACTGA